The Candidatus Obscuribacterales bacterium genome includes a window with the following:
- the sds gene encoding solanesyl diphosphate synthase, whose protein sequence is MTSALSLFSPVEADLSLLSENLKQLVGARHPILYAAAEHLFGASGKRVRPAIVLLLSRASAADGCITPRHRRLAEITEMIHTASLVHDDVVDESEVRRGIPTVHSSFGNRIAVLAGDFLFAQSSWYLANLDNLEVVKLLSQVIMDLAEGEIRQGLNRFEADLSLDAYLEKSYYKTASLIANSAKAAAVLSEVSAAWADDFYNYGRHLGLAFQIVDDILDFTGSADSLGKPAGSDLKSGNLTAPVLYAIEEKPYLETLIEREFAQEGDLDQAIALVVASEGIQRSRDLAAHHAQTAVQHLECLPASDERQALTSLGDYVLRRLY, encoded by the coding sequence ATGACCTCAGCGCTTTCTCTCTTTTCCCCCGTCGAAGCCGATCTGAGTTTGCTTTCTGAGAACTTGAAGCAGTTGGTTGGTGCGCGTCATCCAATTTTATACGCGGCCGCAGAGCATTTATTTGGGGCATCTGGGAAGCGTGTGAGGCCTGCTATTGTTCTGCTCCTCTCGCGGGCCTCTGCAGCAGATGGATGCATTACCCCTCGCCATCGCCGCCTTGCCGAAATCACTGAGATGATTCACACCGCCAGCCTGGTTCATGATGATGTGGTGGATGAATCGGAGGTGCGGCGCGGTATTCCTACGGTACACAGCAGTTTTGGGAATCGCATAGCGGTTTTGGCTGGCGACTTCTTGTTTGCCCAGTCGTCTTGGTATTTGGCGAACCTAGACAATCTTGAGGTGGTGAAACTGCTGTCGCAGGTGATTATGGATTTGGCGGAGGGCGAAATTCGTCAAGGGCTGAATCGCTTTGAGGCCGATCTGTCCCTAGACGCTTATTTAGAAAAGAGCTATTACAAAACCGCGTCTTTGATTGCCAACAGTGCCAAGGCAGCGGCGGTGCTGAGCGAGGTGTCTGCCGCTTGGGCTGATGACTTCTATAACTATGGCCGCCATTTAGGACTGGCGTTTCAAATCGTGGATGACATTCTCGACTTTACAGGCTCTGCAGATTCCCTTGGCAAGCCGGCTGGCTCTGACCTGAAGAGCGGCAATCTGACGGCTCCGGTGCTCTATGCTATTGAAGAAAAACCCTATTTAGAGACGCTGATCGAACGTGAGTTTGCCCAGGAAGGTGATCTAGACCAAGCGATCGCCCTTGTGGTGGCTAGCGAAGGCATTCAGCGATCGCGAGACTTGGCCGCCCACCATGCCCAAACCGCAGTCCAGCATTTAGAATGCCTGCCGGCTTCCGACGAACGTCAAGCTCTGACAAGCTTGGGAGACTATGTATTACGACGCCTGTATTAA
- the rppA gene encoding two-component system response regulator RppA: MRILLVDDEPALTGPLSRVLTREGYQVDITHDGLEGSQLAQSGGYDVLILDWMLPALSGLELCQQLRAQGDTTPVLFLTAKDTLDDRVEGLDAGADDYLVKPFELRELLARVRALLRRLPTLEPSPTSRLQVDDLVLNLANQVAHRGDRSIDLSEKESQLLAYLMRHANDVLTHEQIQQHLWSADERPSSNALAAQIRLLRRKIEHDGEPPLIHTVYGKGYRLGEMSPG; encoded by the coding sequence ATGCGAATTTTGTTAGTCGATGACGAACCGGCTTTGACGGGCCCTCTCAGTCGCGTGCTGACGCGGGAGGGCTACCAGGTGGATATCACCCACGATGGTTTGGAGGGGAGTCAGCTTGCCCAATCCGGTGGCTATGATGTGCTGATTCTTGACTGGATGTTACCGGCTCTGAGTGGTTTGGAGCTTTGCCAGCAGTTGCGGGCTCAGGGTGATACGACGCCGGTGCTGTTTCTGACGGCGAAAGATACCTTGGATGATCGGGTGGAGGGGTTGGATGCTGGGGCGGATGACTATCTGGTAAAGCCTTTTGAGCTGCGGGAGCTGTTGGCGCGGGTGCGAGCCTTGCTGCGTCGCCTGCCCACCCTTGAGCCAAGTCCTACATCTCGGCTGCAAGTGGATGATCTGGTGCTGAATCTAGCCAATCAGGTCGCCCATCGAGGCGATCGCTCCATTGATTTATCTGAAAAAGAAAGCCAGCTTCTCGCCTACCTCATGCGCCATGCTAATGATGTGTTGACCCATGAACAGATTCAGCAACACCTGTGGTCTGCCGATGAACGTCCGAGCAGTAATGCCCTGGCAGCCCAAATTCGCCTGCTGCGACGCAAGATAGAGCATGATGGCGAACCACCGCTCATCCATACGGTTTATGGTAAGGGCTATCGACTGGGGGAGATGTCTCCTGGCTGA
- the hetZ gene encoding heterocyst differentiation protein HetZ — translation MGSISELLFQEFRDATQASAQNCREVSLRLAHEVNRICTESQRIQRSGEVETWMVTLSRHRLNQCLKYYRLGSRRGRVELHSTLSAVIYRYITPPQVQSSYQARLTLIEDFLQGFYIESLNAFRRENQVPSDYRPRSLLELSEYMAFTERYGKRRIPLPGRRSQQLIILRAQTFSQQQPPETMVDMEQAAEGSSPEGDRSWSTAPLQQVREQMVAREPDTDESSLRRTVIQELMAYLEERQQEDCANYFSLRLKDLPASEIEAILGLTPRQRDYLQQRFKYHLIRFALSHHWELVHQWLEADLERNFGLTPQQWARLQEQLTPKQAELLQLKQDKVEDGAIAQILGCTLTQLHKQWSKLLELAWEIRNS, via the coding sequence GTGGGGTCGATTTCTGAACTGCTATTTCAAGAATTCCGGGATGCTACCCAAGCCTCTGCTCAGAACTGTCGAGAGGTGTCACTTCGTTTAGCTCATGAAGTGAATCGCATTTGCACCGAGAGTCAGCGCATTCAGCGTTCGGGGGAAGTTGAAACCTGGATGGTGACGCTGTCTCGGCACCGGCTGAATCAATGCCTCAAATACTATCGCTTGGGGTCGAGGCGAGGACGGGTTGAGCTACACAGCACCCTTAGCGCTGTGATCTATCGCTACATTACGCCGCCCCAGGTGCAGTCTAGCTATCAGGCTCGGCTCACGCTGATTGAAGATTTCCTGCAGGGGTTTTACATCGAATCGCTCAATGCCTTTCGTCGGGAAAATCAGGTGCCCAGCGATTATCGACCGCGTAGCTTGCTGGAGCTTTCGGAATATATGGCGTTTACCGAACGCTATGGAAAACGGCGAATTCCGCTGCCGGGGCGACGCAGTCAGCAGTTGATTATTCTGCGGGCCCAGACGTTTTCCCAGCAGCAGCCTCCTGAAACCATGGTGGATATGGAGCAGGCGGCGGAGGGTAGTAGTCCTGAGGGCGATCGCAGTTGGAGTACGGCACCCCTGCAGCAGGTGCGTGAACAAATGGTGGCGCGGGAGCCCGATACCGATGAAAGTTCTCTGCGGCGCACGGTCATTCAAGAACTAATGGCCTATCTAGAAGAACGGCAGCAGGAAGACTGTGCCAACTATTTTTCTCTGCGGTTGAAAGATCTGCCAGCCAGCGAGATTGAGGCTATCTTAGGACTAACGCCACGCCAGCGCGACTATTTACAACAGCGGTTTAAATATCATTTAATTCGCTTTGCCCTATCCCATCATTGGGAACTGGTGCATCAGTGGCTGGAGGCGGATTTAGAGCGCAACTTTGGTCTGACGCCTCAGCAGTGGGCTCGCCTGCAGGAACAACTTACGCCGAAGCAGGCAGAACTCTTGCAGTTGAAGCAAGACAAGGTGGAGGATGGGGCGATCGCTCAGATCCTCGGCTGTACCCTCACGCAACTTCACAAACAATGGTCAAAACTGCTAGAACTGGCCTGGGAAATTCGCAACAGCTAG
- the acs gene encoding acetate--CoA ligase, with product MSESTIESGLQEKRVFYPSAEFSSQAQVKSLDEYQQLYDRAQADPQTFWAELAEQELHWFQPWHTVLDWQPPFAQWFVGGQTNVSYNCLDRHLTTWRRNKAALIWEGEPGDSRTLTYAQLHREVCQCANVLKQLGVGKGDVVGIYMPMIPEAAIAMLACARIGAPHSVVFGGFSAEAVRDRLADGKAKLVVTADGGWRKDAIVPLKTQVDRAIADGAVPTVENVLVVRRTGQDIDMQPGRDHWWHELQPTVSADCPAEPMDSEDVLFVLYTSGSTGKPKGVVHTTAGYNLYAHMTTKWIFDLQDTDVYWCTADVGWITGHSYIVYGPLSNGATSVMYEGAPRPSNPGCFWDVVEKYGVTIFYTAPTAIRAFIKMGSDLPQARDLSSLRLLGTVGEPINPEAWMWYHTVIGKERCPIVDTWWQTETGGVMITPLPGATPTKPGSATRPLPGILADVVDLDGNSVPDNEGGYLVVRHPWPGMMRTVYGDPDRFRRTYWEHIPPKDGRYLYFAGDGARRDEDGYFWVMGRVDDVINVAGHRLGTMEIESALVSHPAVAEAAVVGRPDEVKGNEIVAFVTLESDQEPTEELAKALKKHVGQEIGAIARPGDIRFSDALPKTRSGKIMRRLLRSIASGQEVSGDTSTLEDRSVLDKLRGGA from the coding sequence ATGTCAGAATCTACAATTGAGTCGGGTTTACAGGAGAAGCGGGTTTTCTATCCCTCGGCTGAGTTTTCGTCCCAGGCGCAGGTGAAGAGCCTCGATGAGTATCAGCAGCTCTACGATCGCGCTCAGGCAGATCCGCAAACGTTTTGGGCAGAGTTGGCTGAGCAAGAGCTGCATTGGTTTCAGCCTTGGCACACCGTATTAGATTGGCAACCTCCCTTTGCCCAATGGTTTGTGGGAGGGCAGACTAATGTATCCTACAACTGTTTGGATCGCCATCTCACCACCTGGCGGCGGAATAAAGCGGCGCTAATTTGGGAGGGTGAACCCGGTGACTCCCGCACTCTCACCTATGCCCAGCTCCATCGAGAAGTGTGCCAATGTGCCAATGTGCTCAAACAGTTGGGCGTGGGCAAGGGGGATGTGGTGGGCATTTATATGCCGATGATCCCGGAAGCGGCGATCGCCATGTTGGCCTGTGCTCGAATCGGCGCGCCCCACAGTGTGGTCTTCGGTGGCTTCAGTGCGGAGGCCGTACGCGATCGCTTAGCGGATGGGAAGGCTAAGCTAGTGGTGACGGCGGATGGCGGATGGCGGAAAGATGCTATTGTTCCCCTCAAAACCCAGGTGGATCGAGCGATCGCCGACGGTGCGGTGCCGACGGTGGAGAACGTGCTAGTGGTGCGGCGCACAGGGCAAGACATTGACATGCAGCCAGGGCGCGACCATTGGTGGCACGAGCTTCAGCCCACCGTGTCGGCAGATTGCCCGGCCGAACCCATGGACAGTGAAGACGTACTGTTCGTGCTCTACACCTCCGGCAGCACCGGCAAACCCAAGGGCGTCGTACACACCACAGCGGGCTATAACCTCTACGCCCATATGACCACGAAGTGGATCTTCGATCTCCAGGATACCGATGTCTACTGGTGTACAGCAGACGTGGGTTGGATTACCGGACATAGCTATATCGTCTACGGCCCGCTCTCGAATGGGGCTACCAGCGTGATGTATGAAGGCGCACCCCGTCCTTCTAATCCGGGTTGTTTCTGGGATGTGGTGGAAAAATATGGCGTCACCATTTTCTACACCGCTCCCACTGCAATTCGGGCCTTTATCAAAATGGGGTCGGACTTGCCCCAAGCTCGTGACCTGTCCTCCCTGCGCCTTCTGGGTACTGTGGGCGAACCCATTAACCCAGAAGCCTGGATGTGGTATCACACGGTGATTGGCAAGGAACGCTGTCCCATTGTGGATACCTGGTGGCAAACGGAGACCGGTGGTGTGATGATTACGCCGCTGCCGGGAGCAACGCCCACCAAGCCCGGCTCCGCTACACGACCGTTACCGGGCATTTTGGCAGATGTGGTTGACCTCGATGGCAACTCGGTGCCGGATAACGAGGGCGGCTATCTAGTGGTTCGCCATCCTTGGCCAGGGATGATGCGTACGGTCTACGGCGACCCCGATCGCTTCCGGCGTACCTATTGGGAGCATATTCCCCCCAAAGATGGTCGGTATCTCTACTTTGCCGGGGATGGGGCCCGGCGGGATGAAGATGGCTACTTCTGGGTGATGGGCCGTGTGGATGACGTGATCAACGTCGCAGGTCATCGTTTAGGCACCATGGAGATTGAATCTGCCTTAGTGTCCCACCCAGCAGTGGCGGAAGCTGCCGTCGTGGGCCGTCCTGATGAGGTGAAGGGGAATGAAATTGTTGCCTTCGTCACCCTGGAGAGCGACCAAGAACCCACGGAGGAATTAGCCAAGGCTCTGAAAAAACACGTTGGGCAAGAAATTGGGGCGATCGCTCGTCCGGGCGATATTCGCTTCAGTGATGCCTTACCTAAGACGCGATCGGGTAAGATTATGCGTCGTCTATTGCGATCGATTGCTTCTGGTCAAGAAGTGTCTGGAGATACATCAACTCTAGAAGATCGCTCGGTGCTTGATAAGCTACGGGGTGGTGCGTAG